Proteins encoded in a region of the Sphingopyxis sp. OAS728 genome:
- a CDS encoding lasso peptide biosynthesis B2 protein produces the protein MEWRLAPGTGFCEVGGELLFLDLRRDRYLALRGKERMTFDRLRFGETGDEGAMTQLAGSGLIVAGNGGRAIRATEIIVPDDDLSASAARSGSGWGTALAAARSLIWARRAMRPARLARTAEYLAAAKADRAGAGKQSEAEELAAGFAASRWLIPIAPRCLVDALALDRILLRRGVAATLVFGVRLNPFNAHCWLQTERTILTGTAAEARNFAPILTVG, from the coding sequence ATGGAATGGCGACTGGCACCCGGCACGGGCTTCTGCGAAGTGGGCGGAGAACTGCTGTTTCTCGACCTGCGGCGCGACCGCTACCTCGCGCTTCGGGGCAAGGAACGCATGACATTCGATCGCTTGCGCTTTGGCGAGACCGGAGATGAAGGCGCGATGACGCAGCTCGCCGGCAGCGGTTTGATCGTCGCCGGGAATGGCGGGAGGGCGATCAGGGCAACGGAGATCATCGTCCCTGACGACGATCTCTCGGCCTCCGCCGCCCGGTCCGGTTCCGGATGGGGCACTGCCTTAGCGGCGGCGCGGAGCTTGATCTGGGCGCGCCGCGCAATGCGGCCCGCTCGGCTTGCGCGGACTGCCGAATATCTTGCCGCCGCCAAGGCGGACAGGGCGGGAGCCGGGAAGCAGAGCGAAGCCGAGGAACTGGCCGCGGGGTTTGCCGCGAGCCGCTGGTTGATTCCCATCGCGCCGCGCTGCCTGGTCGATGCCCTCGCGCTCGACCGGATTCTCCTTCGTCGGGGTGTCGCGGCGACCCTCGTCTTCGGGGTGAGGCTCAATCCCTTCAACGCGCATTGCTGGCTACAGACGGAGCGAACCATATTGACAGGAACCGCCGCTGAAGCCCGAAACTTCGCTCCCATATTGACGGTCGGATGA
- a CDS encoding TonB-dependent receptor has product MRMKYLAAMMASTAAPAALHAPMAHAQTDQRIYDIAPQRLGDALRKYSEVSGREVVHSGSLTEGKRSGRAQGRLTPDAALTRLLSGTGLIAEIVDGALVIREGNGDAGADLASTDADGDAIVVTGSRIRGAGPIGSPVVTLDRAAIEKAGYATVQQMLQSLPQAFGGGPNETVSGTTTRNGGGNDSSGGSSINLRGLGTSSTLVLIDGARPALGGIGGVFADISLIPVNAIDRVEVLTDGASAIYGADAVAGVVNIRMRTRFEGAETLLRAGTADGDMGEIQVGQVFGKHWGGGRLVLAYQFSDRSALPGSRRDFFAEDLRPFGGPDYRSLYAAPGTITAANGQRFGIPDGQDGRTLAASALLPGVQNKRDQRQASDILPHQRTHSLYAAGELAITEGLTLRANILAAERRFRKVAKSDYLQAARVPVTNPYYIDPIGTNQPVTVTYSYVNDLGPQIDTGKSQGITASAGLEQEVGRWRIQLGGAFGRQKSTLDRLNVPNRARLAAALADANPATAFNIFGNGTANNPATIDRIRGSFSSVDDFESWSAALRADGPLMRLPGGDVRLAIGAEYRRERYDTVSINDISALTSSIDDFDYFPGPRHVRSTYAELLVPIFGPDNVVPGFRRLDLTVAGRIEDYSDVGRTANPKFGVRWEPLDGIALRGSYGTSFRAPAFDELVGPAISLYTAEQVPDPASPTGVSTVLALFGYAPGIGPEKATTWTAGFDLAPPSIPGLKASLTYYEVDYKGRIGTASEDYTRFLANRDLFAGVVQDNPPLALVQSYFDAPTFFNVVGAATTDIVAILDGQIRNLSREQQKGLDFDLGYAPELAGGTLDIGLGGTHIFSIRRQLTPGAPAVDVVGTYANPAQWRLRGRLGWSKDGLSVGGFVNYIDGYRNQTANPVQHVPSWTTVDLNVSQKIGGDDNGRGLSLGLSVLNLFDKDPPLVFNRSNTSALAYDPEKASPIGRSMAIQAVIRW; this is encoded by the coding sequence ATGCGAATGAAATATCTGGCCGCGATGATGGCCTCGACCGCAGCGCCGGCGGCGCTCCATGCGCCGATGGCGCACGCGCAAACCGACCAGCGCATATATGACATCGCGCCGCAGCGCCTCGGCGATGCGCTCCGCAAATATTCCGAAGTGTCGGGCCGCGAGGTGGTACATTCGGGAAGCCTGACCGAAGGCAAGCGCAGCGGCCGCGCGCAAGGCCGCCTCACCCCCGACGCCGCCCTCACCCGCCTGCTTTCCGGTACCGGCCTGATCGCCGAAATCGTTGATGGCGCGCTCGTGATCCGCGAGGGAAACGGCGATGCCGGGGCGGACCTCGCTTCGACTGACGCGGACGGCGATGCGATCGTCGTCACCGGTTCGCGCATCCGCGGCGCCGGGCCGATCGGCTCGCCGGTCGTCACGCTCGATCGTGCCGCGATCGAGAAGGCCGGCTATGCAACGGTCCAGCAGATGCTTCAGTCGTTGCCGCAAGCCTTTGGCGGCGGGCCGAACGAGACGGTCTCGGGAACGACGACGCGCAACGGCGGGGGAAATGACAGCAGCGGCGGGTCGAGCATTAACCTGCGCGGGCTCGGGACCTCTTCCACGCTCGTGTTGATCGATGGCGCCCGGCCAGCCCTAGGTGGGATCGGCGGCGTCTTCGCCGACATTTCCCTGATCCCGGTCAATGCGATCGACCGAGTCGAAGTGCTCACCGATGGCGCCTCGGCAATATATGGCGCGGACGCCGTCGCGGGCGTGGTCAATATCCGGATGCGTACTCGCTTCGAAGGCGCGGAGACGCTGCTGCGAGCGGGAACGGCGGATGGCGATATGGGTGAAATTCAGGTCGGCCAGGTTTTTGGCAAGCACTGGGGCGGCGGACGCCTCGTCCTCGCCTACCAGTTTTCCGACCGCAGCGCGCTGCCCGGCTCGAGGCGCGATTTCTTCGCCGAGGACCTCCGGCCGTTCGGGGGGCCGGATTATCGATCGCTCTATGCTGCGCCGGGGACGATCACCGCGGCCAACGGTCAGCGCTTCGGCATCCCCGACGGACAGGATGGTCGCACCCTGGCGGCGTCGGCGTTGCTTCCCGGGGTCCAGAACAAGCGTGACCAGCGGCAGGCGAGCGACATTCTTCCTCACCAGCGCACGCATAGTCTATATGCGGCAGGCGAACTCGCGATCACCGAGGGTCTCACGCTCCGGGCCAATATTCTTGCTGCCGAACGTCGCTTCCGGAAGGTGGCCAAGAGCGATTATCTGCAGGCCGCGCGAGTGCCGGTAACCAACCCATACTATATCGATCCGATTGGCACCAATCAGCCGGTGACGGTCACCTACAGCTATGTGAACGATCTCGGGCCGCAAATCGACACCGGCAAGTCGCAGGGCATCACGGCGTCGGCGGGACTGGAACAGGAGGTCGGCCGATGGCGCATCCAACTGGGCGGCGCATTCGGCAGACAGAAGAGCACGCTCGACCGCCTCAATGTCCCTAACCGCGCACGATTGGCGGCAGCGCTCGCGGACGCCAATCCGGCCACCGCCTTCAATATCTTCGGCAACGGCACCGCTAACAACCCGGCGACGATCGACCGCATCCGCGGTAGCTTTTCCTCGGTCGACGACTTCGAGAGCTGGTCCGCCGCGCTCCGCGCCGACGGGCCGTTGATGCGGCTGCCCGGGGGTGATGTGCGCCTCGCGATCGGCGCGGAGTATCGACGTGAACGCTACGATACGGTGTCGATCAACGACATCAGCGCGCTTACGTCCTCGATCGACGATTTCGACTATTTTCCTGGGCCGCGCCATGTCCGCTCGACCTATGCGGAGCTTCTGGTGCCGATATTCGGACCGGACAACGTGGTTCCCGGCTTCCGGCGCCTCGACCTCACGGTGGCGGGACGCATCGAGGATTACAGCGATGTCGGCCGTACCGCGAACCCGAAGTTCGGTGTTCGCTGGGAGCCGCTTGACGGCATTGCACTGCGCGGCAGCTACGGAACATCTTTTCGTGCCCCGGCCTTTGATGAACTCGTCGGTCCCGCGATCTCGCTGTACACGGCGGAGCAGGTGCCCGATCCCGCTTCACCAACCGGCGTGTCGACGGTGCTCGCATTGTTCGGCTATGCGCCGGGCATCGGCCCCGAGAAGGCAACGACCTGGACAGCTGGGTTCGACCTCGCGCCGCCCTCGATCCCCGGGCTCAAGGCCTCGCTGACCTATTATGAGGTCGACTATAAAGGGCGGATCGGGACGGCCAGCGAGGACTATACCCGCTTCCTCGCCAACCGAGACCTGTTCGCAGGCGTGGTCCAGGACAACCCTCCGCTCGCGCTGGTCCAGAGCTATTTCGATGCACCGACCTTCTTCAACGTCGTAGGTGCCGCGACGACCGACATCGTCGCAATTCTCGACGGCCAGATCCGCAATCTTTCGCGCGAGCAGCAGAAGGGGCTCGACTTCGACCTCGGCTATGCGCCCGAACTTGCCGGCGGCACGCTCGATATCGGCTTGGGGGGAACGCATATCTTCTCGATCCGACGCCAGCTCACGCCCGGGGCACCGGCGGTCGATGTCGTCGGAACCTATGCCAATCCGGCCCAATGGCGGCTTCGCGGTCGCCTCGGCTGGTCGAAGGACGGCCTTTCGGTCGGCGGCTTCGTCAATTATATCGACGGCTACCGAAATCAGACCGCGAACCCCGTGCAGCACGTTCCCTCGTGGACGACGGTCGATCTGAATGTCAGCCAGAAAATCGGCGGCGACGATAACGGGCGAGGTTTGTCGCTGGGCCTCAGTGTCCTCAACCTGTTCGACAAGGATCCACCGCTCGTCTTCAACCGTAGCAACACCTCTGCGCTCGCATACGACCCCGAGAAAGCGAGCCCGATCGGCCGCTCGATGGCGATCCAGGCGGTCATTCGGTGGTAG
- a CDS encoding Atxe2 family lasso peptide isopeptidase, with amino-acid sequence MVGRYALSLALLAAASPAASQVTPREIAEIADISGLAASPDGQWLAYRVERPSTANNRIDAEWFIVAADGRTNPRSLGHLGAALSNDAGSILPGEIGWTPDSQTVVVRALVDNRVGLWKSTIDGSGFAPAIVADGDIENFALLPDGALVVRQLPSRAETLRAEEREREAGVLVDGRTDLAAPLFRGGIVNGRHATQRFTGDWFDRAPLLAQGPPILRTWKLDTREERPLSEAAISALADRPTLELPAAPAAALEAAGACITGPACADATLRLSSWIGAPGGRIVTTLRDGAYRQTLYIWTPETGNIRKLASGEGLLAGNRLESTACTPVPRAVFCVEAAPSIAPRLVRIGFNGRKTIIASPNGYPDDDGLVAETVAWQVSGSRASGVLIRPKIPGRLPLFVTYYRCTGYPRGGLGDEWPLRALAASGIAALCINALPGGAKAEDRYGLAMAAVRAAIDELDRRGIADRKRVGMGGLSFGSEVTMWIATHSDMLRAASIASLQMGPAYYWFNARPGRKMFAENLEQYFGVGSPDDDPDGWRRISVASNLDKLGAPLLLQLPEHEARQTVELISKVATAEIGETHIFPLAPHIKVEPRQKLAAYVRNLDWFRYWLKDESDPDPEKAAQYQRWAAIRAARDALSSERSQRSISAISSNRK; translated from the coding sequence GTGGTAGGGCGGTACGCCCTGTCGCTCGCCCTGCTGGCCGCGGCGTCGCCTGCGGCCAGCCAGGTGACGCCGCGCGAGATCGCCGAGATCGCCGATATCTCTGGGCTGGCAGCTTCTCCTGACGGACAATGGCTCGCCTATCGCGTCGAACGACCTTCTACGGCGAACAACCGGATCGACGCCGAATGGTTCATCGTCGCCGCCGACGGAAGGACAAACCCCCGTTCGCTGGGGCATCTTGGCGCCGCGCTATCCAATGACGCGGGCAGCATCCTGCCCGGCGAAATCGGCTGGACGCCGGACAGTCAGACGGTCGTCGTTCGTGCGCTCGTTGACAACCGGGTCGGCCTCTGGAAAAGCACTATCGACGGCTCTGGCTTTGCCCCAGCGATCGTCGCCGATGGCGATATCGAAAATTTCGCGCTTCTTCCCGACGGTGCGCTGGTCGTCAGGCAGCTTCCCTCGCGCGCCGAGACGTTGCGCGCCGAGGAGCGTGAACGCGAGGCCGGCGTTCTGGTGGATGGCCGCACCGACCTTGCCGCTCCCCTCTTCCGGGGCGGGATCGTGAACGGTCGCCACGCGACGCAGCGGTTCACCGGCGACTGGTTCGACCGCGCACCCCTCCTCGCCCAGGGCCCTCCGATCCTGCGAACATGGAAGCTCGACACCCGCGAGGAGCGCCCGCTGTCCGAGGCAGCAATTTCGGCGCTGGCCGATCGGCCAACCCTGGAACTTCCTGCCGCTCCGGCTGCCGCCCTCGAGGCTGCTGGCGCGTGCATTACAGGTCCGGCGTGCGCCGACGCCACGCTACGCCTCTCCTCGTGGATCGGGGCCCCGGGTGGCAGGATCGTAACGACCCTCCGGGACGGCGCTTATCGGCAGACGCTTTATATTTGGACGCCAGAGACCGGCAATATCCGGAAATTGGCGTCCGGCGAAGGCTTGCTCGCGGGCAACCGGCTGGAAAGCACAGCCTGCACTCCTGTCCCGCGCGCAGTTTTCTGTGTCGAAGCCGCACCCTCGATCGCCCCTCGCCTCGTTCGCATCGGCTTCAACGGGCGCAAGACAATCATCGCATCACCCAATGGCTATCCTGACGACGACGGGCTCGTTGCCGAAACCGTCGCGTGGCAGGTGAGCGGCAGCCGTGCGTCGGGCGTACTTATCCGCCCGAAGATCCCCGGGCGGCTGCCGCTCTTCGTCACCTATTATCGATGCACGGGCTATCCGCGCGGCGGACTGGGGGATGAATGGCCACTGCGGGCACTTGCCGCCAGTGGAATTGCGGCGCTCTGCATCAATGCGCTCCCGGGCGGCGCGAAGGCGGAGGATCGATACGGGCTCGCGATGGCCGCGGTTCGTGCAGCGATCGACGAACTCGACCGTCGGGGGATCGCCGATCGCAAGCGCGTCGGAATGGGCGGTCTCAGCTTCGGGAGCGAAGTCACGATGTGGATCGCGACGCACAGCGACATGCTCCGCGCAGCCTCGATCGCCTCGCTGCAGATGGGACCCGCCTATTATTGGTTCAACGCGCGGCCCGGGCGCAAGATGTTCGCCGAGAATCTCGAGCAATATTTCGGCGTCGGGTCCCCCGACGACGATCCCGACGGCTGGCGGCGAATATCGGTTGCGTCGAATCTCGACAAGCTCGGAGCGCCCTTGTTGTTGCAGCTCCCCGAACATGAGGCACGTCAGACCGTCGAATTGATTTCGAAAGTCGCGACTGCCGAGATCGGCGAGACGCACATTTTTCCGCTCGCACCGCATATCAAGGTGGAGCCTCGACAGAAGCTGGCGGCCTACGTCCGCAATCTCGACTGGTTTCGCTACTGGCTGAAGGATGAGAGCGACCCTGATCCCGAAAAGGCAGCGCAGTATCAGCGCTGGGCCGCCATCCGTGCCGCACGCGACGCACTCTCCAGCGAACGGAGCCAACGTTCGATATCCGCAATCTCGAGCAACCGGAAGTAA
- a CDS encoding RNA polymerase sigma factor, protein MDYDDDDDRRPALSNGESIPPGDWEGFGRAARTEAILAEQRPRLTSFFRRNAHPQDVADLVQESFRRFFSAKGYFHIGDKPGAYLAQTARTLLRERARTGVRRQHSAHHSFQEEDVAGPDPHNVLEARDLLRRAEEALADLDATTRDVFLMHRVENLSYSEIARIKGIGVKRVEKLISKAVTAIRKARDRQS, encoded by the coding sequence ATGGATTATGACGATGACGACGACCGCCGCCCCGCGCTGAGCAATGGGGAATCGATACCGCCCGGGGACTGGGAAGGATTCGGTCGCGCCGCGCGGACCGAGGCGATCCTTGCCGAGCAGCGCCCTCGCCTCACGAGCTTCTTTCGCCGCAACGCGCATCCGCAGGATGTCGCCGATCTCGTTCAGGAGAGTTTTCGACGCTTCTTCAGCGCGAAGGGCTATTTCCATATCGGCGACAAGCCGGGCGCCTATCTCGCGCAAACTGCGCGCACGCTTCTGAGGGAACGCGCGCGTACCGGCGTGCGGCGCCAGCATTCGGCGCATCACAGTTTCCAGGAGGAAGATGTCGCTGGTCCCGATCCGCATAACGTGCTCGAAGCGCGCGACCTCCTGCGACGCGCCGAGGAGGCTCTCGCAGACCTCGATGCCACCACACGGGATGTATTCCTTATGCACCGCGTCGAAAATCTCAGCTATTCTGAAATAGCTCGAATCAAAGGCATAGGTGTGAAGCGCGTGGAAAAGCTCATCAGCAAGGCCGTAACCGCAATCCGCAAGGCGCGAGACCGGCAATCGTGA
- a CDS encoding asparagine synthase-related protein, which produces MAPLHEGGSLHLYCSPDLPSRSLEDGSILLGDCFARSGSGPGCPPEGWGNYLAFGASGRSATIERAPLTGLPLYWTRQEEGVLCSTSLELLSELGCGLAVDEAFVAHSLAYPNLRTERTGVSGVNELLPGCRLGWTGTAAATTETWSPWNYIAPQPAVSVDDLARQLETVIIDCTRAWCAGRAEILLELSGGLDSSIVAAALDAAGADFSAINFATAAADGDERAFASTVAAHLGRELDGLLNDEAAIDLVGVPRLVRPRPGAYGVLGGLDLAFEQAVGARSAAIFGGIGGDNVFDFDTSVAPVLDALQACGVSGTSFAALRDVAQASEATLWQAVRLSWRAWRDGPRSPWVRETQFCREEAMPDQPLAHPWDNTPETAPRGKRKHVAAIRRILDFLDRPDRWTDRDVVAPLLSQPVVELCLSIPSWTWFTGGRDRAIARQAFARRLPASVIWRKGKGRLESACSAAYLRQRPALRDLLLDGRLAALGYLNRAAIEAYLARDGISGDHDYFRLLEIADIERWLRSLESASRAARMAAQR; this is translated from the coding sequence TTGGCGCCGCTGCATGAAGGCGGGTCGTTGCATCTCTATTGCTCGCCGGACCTGCCCAGCCGGAGTCTGGAAGACGGCTCGATCTTGTTGGGCGATTGCTTTGCCCGCAGCGGATCCGGTCCCGGCTGCCCGCCTGAAGGCTGGGGAAATTACCTCGCTTTCGGCGCTTCGGGGCGTTCGGCGACGATCGAGAGAGCGCCGCTGACCGGATTGCCGCTCTACTGGACCAGACAAGAAGAGGGGGTTCTCTGCTCGACGAGCCTGGAGCTCCTCTCCGAGCTCGGATGCGGTCTTGCGGTTGACGAAGCGTTTGTCGCGCACAGTCTCGCCTATCCCAATCTGCGCACCGAGCGCACCGGCGTCTCGGGGGTGAATGAATTGCTTCCAGGCTGCCGGCTTGGTTGGACAGGCACGGCGGCCGCGACGACGGAGACATGGTCGCCCTGGAATTACATCGCTCCCCAGCCGGCGGTTTCCGTGGATGACCTCGCGCGGCAATTGGAGACGGTGATCATCGACTGCACACGGGCTTGGTGCGCGGGCCGGGCCGAAATCCTGCTGGAACTTTCGGGGGGCCTCGATTCATCCATCGTCGCGGCGGCGCTCGACGCCGCAGGCGCCGACTTTTCCGCGATCAATTTCGCCACCGCCGCCGCCGACGGAGACGAGCGTGCATTCGCTTCGACAGTCGCCGCGCACTTGGGCCGCGAACTGGACGGACTGCTCAATGACGAAGCGGCGATCGATCTGGTGGGGGTGCCGCGCCTGGTGCGGCCGCGTCCCGGAGCCTATGGCGTGCTTGGCGGGCTCGATCTCGCGTTTGAACAAGCCGTGGGCGCCAGGTCAGCCGCGATCTTCGGAGGAATCGGAGGCGACAATGTCTTCGACTTTGACACGTCGGTTGCCCCCGTCCTCGACGCGTTGCAGGCGTGCGGCGTATCCGGGACGAGTTTCGCTGCGCTCCGGGATGTTGCCCAGGCAAGCGAGGCAACACTCTGGCAGGCGGTGCGGCTTTCGTGGCGTGCATGGCGCGACGGTCCGCGATCCCCTTGGGTTCGCGAAACGCAATTTTGTCGGGAAGAGGCGATGCCCGATCAACCGCTCGCCCATCCTTGGGACAATACCCCGGAGACCGCGCCGCGGGGCAAGCGTAAACATGTCGCCGCTATCCGCCGGATCCTCGACTTTCTCGATCGACCCGACCGCTGGACAGACCGTGACGTCGTCGCCCCGCTGCTATCGCAGCCCGTCGTCGAACTATGCCTCTCTATTCCGAGCTGGACATGGTTCACCGGCGGGCGCGACCGGGCGATTGCGCGGCAGGCCTTCGCGCGGCGTCTTCCGGCGTCGGTCATATGGCGCAAGGGCAAGGGGCGGCTCGAGAGCGCCTGCAGCGCTGCCTATCTGCGGCAGCGGCCCGCACTTCGTGACCTGTTGCTCGACGGCCGACTGGCCGCACTCGGTTATCTCAACCGCGCCGCAATTGAAGCCTATCTTGCTCGCGACGGCATCTCTGGCGATCACGATTACTTCCGGTTGCTCGAGATTGCGGATATCGAACGTTGGCTCCGTTCGCTGGAGAGTGCGTCGCGTGCGGCACGGATGGCGGCCCAGCGCTGA
- a CDS encoding FecR family protein: MTRQQREADDWVGLMHGPDADTHREAFEAWRREPGNAAAYARSAEAYAVGSSMSPARVEAMARTKARKRAKSQWGLATAAALVLVAGSALYMQSLHDETRTAQSPNASEERQLADGTKVILTDGAKIETQFTTGRRVVILTSGSARFEVAHDASRPFTVIAGRSETTALGTVFEVDLRNGPPRVRLVSGRVEVRSSGGGAALRLEPGQSAEVPAEGPKVVGMMVSPVATSLLAADNLPLGSVLESANKVNAKPVRLADPALATLPVSGRFDLADSGALARKLAAAFGLAVDDRTDEIILAAK, from the coding sequence GTGACGCGGCAGCAGCGGGAGGCGGACGATTGGGTCGGCCTGATGCATGGCCCCGATGCCGACACGCACCGCGAAGCGTTCGAGGCGTGGCGCCGCGAGCCCGGCAACGCCGCGGCCTATGCCCGTTCGGCGGAGGCCTATGCCGTGGGGTCCAGCATGTCGCCGGCGCGCGTTGAGGCAATGGCGCGGACGAAGGCCCGGAAGCGCGCCAAGTCGCAATGGGGGCTCGCCACTGCCGCCGCGCTGGTGTTGGTTGCAGGTAGCGCGCTCTATATGCAGTCACTGCACGACGAAACGCGCACGGCACAGTCACCCAATGCGAGCGAAGAACGGCAACTCGCCGACGGTACCAAGGTCATTCTGACTGATGGCGCAAAGATCGAAACCCAGTTCACGACTGGGCGCCGCGTCGTCATCCTCACGAGCGGCTCCGCACGTTTCGAGGTCGCGCACGACGCCTCGCGTCCGTTCACCGTCATCGCCGGCCGTTCGGAGACAACCGCGCTCGGCACGGTCTTCGAGGTGGATCTGCGAAACGGCCCTCCGCGCGTTCGCCTAGTCAGCGGCCGCGTCGAGGTACGTTCGAGCGGCGGCGGCGCCGCGCTGCGGCTCGAGCCCGGCCAGAGCGCCGAGGTGCCGGCCGAGGGACCGAAGGTGGTCGGTATGATGGTGAGCCCCGTCGCGACCAGCCTGCTCGCGGCCGACAATCTTCCGCTCGGCTCGGTGCTCGAGAGCGCGAACAAGGTGAACGCGAAACCGGTCCGCCTCGCCGACCCGGCCCTTGCGACGCTCCCGGTCTCGGGGCGCTTCGATCTCGCGGACAGCGGCGCCCTCGCCCGCAAGCTCGCGGCCGCCTTCGGGCTCGCGGTCGACGATCGGACGGACGAAATCATCCTCGCCGCAAAATAA